The genome window TGGCTGTGTGTGACGCGGGCGAAGTTGTCTGGACCGCCGCCCTGCACATCGGCGGGCGGCTGATCGCGGTGCAGGATGGCAAGGTGATCCGGGCCGAAGAAGCGGGCATCCACCTGGCCGCGCAGGCAGGGGTAACTGTGGCCCTCGGCGACGCGCTTTCCGCCGATGACCTGAGGCGGGTTGCCATACATTTTGCCGACGCTTTGCAGACGGCAGTCCGACAGCGACCATTGCCCGATGCGGTGGCGGATCTGTTCCTGACCGACATCCCCGATGATATCGACCCGCTGGACGGCATCATGGTGTCCGGCGGTGTCGGCGAATACGTCGCGGGGCGTGAATCTCGCGATTTCGGCGACCTGGGCCTGCCACTAGGCCAGGCCTTGCGTGACCGGGCCGCCGCCGGGGACCTGGGCGCGCCGCTGATCCCGGCGGCGGCCTGTATCCGGGCCACGGCGTTGGGGGCGTCCGAGTACTCGGTCCAGCTGAGCGGGCAGACCAGCACGGTCACCGCCCCCGGCAAGCTGTTGCCGCGGCGGTCGATGCAGGTGCTGAAACCGGCGCTGGATCTGGCGGATGAACCGGGCGCCGGGCGCATTTCAGCGGCGATCCGCGATCATTTCGCGGCTTTCGACCTGACGCCTGCCACCGACGAAGTCGCCCTGGCCTTCGATTTCGATCTGCCCCCGGATTACGCGTCGATCCGCGCGCTGGCGGACGGGATCGCCGAGGCGATGGCCCCGCGTCTGCAAGGCGATCACCCGCTGTTTGTGATGATCGACGGGGATATAGCGCAGACGCTCGGCGGCATCCTGCGCGACGAAATTGGCGTTGAAAATGAGCTACTTATCCTCGACGGGTTGTCCCTGCGCGACT of Paracoccaceae bacterium contains these proteins:
- a CDS encoding recombinase, with the protein product MPDPTDPPRHTIDDHMFGDFYDHEHGPDADHDHDDIDPGPLEENPIWLRDNVSLTSVGIDIGSAGTQVIFSTVHLQRKADSHASRYVIVDRATAYQSPVSLTPYAGALIDAAALGAIIDNAYAGATIRPADIDTGVVILTGEALRRENAQAIADIVSAKGGDFVTATAGNHMEALLASYGSGAAKASHDAGSRILNVDIGGGTTNLAVCDAGEVVWTAALHIGGRLIAVQDGKVIRAEEAGIHLAAQAGVTVALGDALSADDLRRVAIHFADALQTAVRQRPLPDAVADLFLTDIPDDIDPLDGIMVSGGVGEYVAGRESRDFGDLGLPLGQALRDRAAAGDLGAPLIPAAACIRATALGASEYSVQLSGQTSTVTAPGKLLPRRSMQVLKPALDLADEPGAGRISAAIRDHFAAFDLTPATDEVALAFDFDLPPDYASIRALADGIAEAMAPRLQGDHPLFVMIDGDIAQTLGGILRDEIGVENELLILDGLSLRDFDYVDLGKIRLPSYTVPVTVKSLLFSDDPRGPRRAERRQFGPRGHDHHHDHHHHPHAHPHVKRR